The Changchengzhania lutea genomic sequence TCAACAAATTAGCAAACGTAATTTTAACCGTGCAAAAAGTAGTTATAAGTTTGATAAAAGCACAGCCAAGAAATTCTTAAAATCATCCAAATACGGAAAAAACACACAAAGTAAAGGTGGTAGTTTTCAATTATCAGATTTTATTCCTTTCGGGACTATTGGAGAAGATAATGTTATAGAGTCGTCTCCTACAGATTTAATAAACATTACTAATGCTACGAATGTATATTCGGTAGATTATATGAGGAATAATGAAGCTGTTGCTTCTATATTATTACTTCAAACAGATAAAGGGGTCTATGAGCATACTAAATATATTTGCGATAGATTATTAGGTGCAGAACTTATTTCGGTATCAACCATAGAAATTAGCGAACAAAAATTTATTAAAGCGCTTATAAGAAACATTGATGGGTCTTTAGAATTTGTATTAAGCTTATCTGCAAAACCAACAAACGGCGATACTAATTTTGGTATAGAAAGTCATTGGAATTTAGATAAATACGAAAAAGGTGTGCCTTATTATAATTTCCAAATTTGGTCTAGTTCTTTAGATGATTTATTAAGACTTGGTGAAGAAGTAGTAAGCTTATTAAATGTACAAAAGCCTATAACTAGCTATAATAATTCTACACCACCAACGGTATTTGTTAGAAAAGGAAAATACCATAATGGTAAGTTAGATTTACAAATTGTAAATACCAATAGGAGTGAAGGAGTTGTTTTTGATGGCGGATTACGAGCTACCGAAACAAATGGCGTAGAGTATGTATCTACACATATTGATTTAGAGGGGAACTATATTTCCAATTTAGAAGTAGAAGCAGGAAGTTTATTTGATATTGGGTTTAGAATTGGTGATGGTAAGAATACTCCAGATGATTTATTTATGTCTGATGGGCCTTGGGGGTATGATGATGCAGCACCAAGCACTAGTGTAAAAAGTTATGCGGTAAATACTAACGAAGCGCAATTTAGTGATGATGCCTTTCCCATTGAAAGAAACATTGAATTAACAGCAACTACAAGCGAATATATTGCAGCGTATAGAGCGTTAACACCAAAGTTTAACCCAATTGATTTTACAAGTTACAATAGCTTTCAATTAAAAGCAAAAGGTACAGGTACTTTAATTATCAGATTGGTAAAAGAAGGTGTTTCTAACTGGGAAACACAGTACAAAGCAAGTATTGCACTTACTGACGACATGCAAGACTATAGCATCCTGTTTTCTGAGTTTAACTCTATAAACAATGAAGCCTTTATAGCAAATGATATCACATCGGTAGTATTTACAATGTTGGCAGAAAATGGTGTTGAAGAAACTAAAACGATGAGTTTACAACAGCTTCGTTTTTCTAAAAGCAATTCGCTGTCAGTAGATACTTTAAATAGTGAAGACGTATTTAATCAAGCGGTTGCAGTACCAAACCCAATGCGTGCAAAAACAACGATACAGTTTATCTCGCAAACTAATGAAGACATTCAGTTAATGATGTATAACCAATTAGGAGTTCTTGTAAAGCAACTAGATTTTAAAGCTAAAAGAGGGCAAAACAGTTTGCCACTAACAAAAGACAATTTAAGTACTGGTTTATATTTCTGTACCCTTAAAGGCCAAAACATGAATTATAAAACTGTAAAATTGCTTATACAATAAATAAGAATAATTAAAACGATTGCCCCAATTCTTTAAAAGGTAAAAGACGCAAGTTTTTTGCCTTTTTTTTGTTATTTTGTGGTATATTTCAACTTTAATTGTCAGCTGTATACCTTTTCTTTCTATTTCTGACATGATGAAAACTTTATATTAGATTAAGTGTATTAGTTAGAATAATCTTTATGAATGAAATAACTACAAAAGAAATACCTATTAAGGATTTAATTCTTTGGGATGAAAATGCAAGGTTTCCTGATAAATATTACAATTCAGAAGAAAAAGATTTAATTAATTATTTTATATCAAAGCCAGAATACAAAATAAAAAAATTTGCGAAAGAGATTGTTTCTCAATTTAATTTACCTCAACTTGAAAAGTTAGTAGTTTGGAATGACGAGGGGAATTTCATTGTGCTTGAAGGTAATCGGAGATTGACAGTTTATAAGTTACTTTCTAATCCTGAATTAATAGAAAATCATGGAATAAAGACATATATAAAAGAATTAAAAAGCAAAATTAATATTAACGAATATTATTCTTTAGAATGTTTAGTTACTAATAATAAAGAATTAGGACTTGAGTATATAGATAGGAAACATGCCAAAGGAAACAACGAAGTTAACTGGCAAGAACCAGAAAGGACTAATTATAATTTAAGAAGAGGGAATGGAACCATTAATGATACTATTGTTAGTGGTGTAAGCAATATTGTAAAAGATTTAGATTTACCAGAAAGAATGAAAGAAGATATTCTTGGTAAAGGGTATGTAACGACTTTTTATAGAGCGATAACAACAACACCTGCTAAAAAGAAATATAAATATAAAATAACTGAAAACGGAGAATTAAAAATTGAGAATGAAAACTTTAAAGATGAATTAAAAGTTGTAATATATCAATTACTAAATAAATCTGATTTTGAGGGAAATAAAATTAATTCACGAACATTAAACAAGAAAGAGAATATTGAGAGTTTTATACAAAAGATAAACCCAAAAGATGTAAAGAAAGTTGAAACTGAGATAGAAAAGAGTACAACCGAAAATCTTTTCGGCGGCAAAACTATCAATATTGGCAAAAATAATATCAAAGTAGCTAATGATAAAATACCCAGTAAAAACACACCAACAGGCTTATTTTTCAGAGAAGATGTGCCTTTTAGAATAGATAGTTCAAGTTTGAAGATCTTATATGATGAATTAAAAAATATTCCAGTTAAAGTTTACCCAAATGCTACTCATGATTTATTAAGAAGCTTTTTAGAATGCTCATTAGCTTTTTATTTTAAAAAGAGTAATCATTATAATAAAATTTCTAAGAGCAAAGAGCATAATCCCAAATTGGGAGAAATGTTGACATATATTATTAATAAAAAATGTAATGAATTAAATGACAGTAATGTTATTTCGACTATAAAATCAATAAAAACGGATTATGAAAAACCATATTCTTTAGAAAGAATGCATATGATAAATCATAATGAAAACTTTGTTTCTGTTGAAAAAGATGTTAGAGCAGCTTGGTCAAAACTTGAACCTTTATTTAAAATCATTTTAGTAGATAAATAGTGTTTTACTCTCCTTTAAGATATCCAGGAGGAAAGAATAAGCTTTCCGTATTTATAGCAAAGATTTGTATTGACAATAATATAAATGGACATTATGTAGAACCATATTCTGGTGGAGCTTCTGTTGCTCTATTTCTATTAATAGAAGGCTTTGTTAATAGAATAACTATTAATGACAGAGATAGATCAATTTATGCATTTTGGCATTCCGTATTAAATAAAACAAATCAACTTTGCAAATTAATAGAAAATGCAGAACTTTCAATTGAAGAATGGAGAAGGCAAAAAGAAGTTCAAACAAATAAAAAAACTGCTAACTTATTGGAGTTGGGTTTTTCAACTTTTTATTTAAATAGAACAAACCGTTCAGGTATAATTAACGCAGGTGTAATGGGTGGTGTATTACAAAACGGTAATTATCTTATAGATTGCCGATTTAATAAATTAGATTTAATTGAAAGAATAAGAAAAATAGCTAAATACAAGAAAAGTATTCGACTTTATAAAAAGGATGCTATTAAATTAATAGATAAAATTCAAAATGAAGCAATGAATGATAATGTTGTTTTTTATTTTGACCCACCTTACTACTTAAAAGCAAGTACACTTTATATGAATCATTATCAGGATAAAAATCATAAAAAAGTAAGTGATAAAATAAAATCTATCCAAAATATAAAATGGATAGTTTCTTATGATAACGTTCCTGAAATTCAAAATCTATATTCTGAGTGTAATAGAAAGGAATTCTCTTTTAAGCATACTGCATATGAAATTAGAGAAGGAAAAGAAATTTTGTTTTTCAGTGAAAATATTAAACAGCCAAAAATTGAAGAATGGAACCCATTAAGATTCAAACTTAAAAAAGGAAAAAATGCTATGAATATTGTGTATAAATAAACCTATTCCCTAAAAACAGGCTTCTCAAACAAATACCATTTAAAACGTAACCCAATTTCGGTAAATGTAAAACCAGCAGCAGTGGCAGAGGCAATATTACTGCGCGTACCAAATAGGTTTAAAAGTGCCCTTTCAGAAAATTTATAACCTAATTTACCTTGTATTCTATAGGTGCTTTGGCTACTATCATCTTCAATATATTGCAAACCTGTGGCAGCGGTTAATTCGTAAAACCATTCGTTGGGTTTCGTGATTACTTCATCTTTAATCAGGTTTATAAAAACTTCAGCCGCATTAAATTTTTCTGGACTAAAATAAATGGTGGGTACTTTGTTTTTAAATGTAATGTATTGGTAGTTTAAGCCCGCTTTTAATGATGGCTTGCTTAAAATAGTATAATACAACGAAGTAAACAACAGGTTTCTAGTATTATCATCGTTTTGCGCCGTGTAATAATACTGCGTAAACCAACCCAAATTAAAATTTGTACTGAGGTTATAATTAGCGTAAAAATTATTCATTATAATTTCCCTATCCAATAAATCGGCATTAAAATTTTGTATTTCACGTTTGTAACCAATATCTAAAACCTGAAGTTTAAAGGGTTTTATATTAAAGGATATATCGGTTAATAATTGCGTGTAATCATCGGTATTTGCTTTTGCTGAAGTTATCCCCGCGGTGCCTTTAAACGTTATATTGGGTAATAATTGATAGGCTAACCCTAATGAAAAATCGTTTGAGGTTGCTTCGTTATCAGTTATTTTATTGCTCGTAGTTCGGTAACCGTAATTAGCCAACCATTTAAACTTCGTTGAGGTTGGAAACTCCAAACTGGTTTGAAATGCATAGGCTTCATTATCGCCATTATCAAAGGTATAAGATACTTTAGAATCTAGAAAAGGCGTAAAACCTGTATTTAAAGTTTTAATAAAGTTGGAGGCATCTTTTTGGTTATCATAAAAGGTCAAGGTGTTTTCAGCAGAAGTATAAGCATCATCATAAACACCCAAAGCTTTTAATGCATTGGCTTTTCCTAAGTTTCCATCAAATGATGAACTATCATTTTCTAATATGCGATTGTAATCTGTAACACTTTTCTTGAAGTCACTTTTATAAATATTCAATGTAGCACGTAAAGCCAAAACCCAGTTTTCATTTGGCTTTTCTTCAATTAATACATCAATTAATTGTTTAGCATCTTTATATTTTTTATTCCAAATTAAGGCTTGAATGTAGCGTTCTTTGGTTTGTTTTATTAAGGTTTTATCAGTATTGTTTTCTAATTTGGTATAAGCATGTTCACTTATGTTTAAAGCTTCTTTTTCTTTGCCATCTAAATGTTCAACTAAAGCTAATCCGTTTAAAGCCGTTGTTTTATTATCTGGGTTTTCGGCTATTTTATTATAAGTTTCTTTAGCTTTTTCTAAGTCATTCGAAATTAAATATAAGTTGGCGAGGTTTAGCAACGTGTCTTTATCATCTTTAAAAAGCGACAGATTTTCTTTTAAAAGCTTTTCAGCTTCAGTATAATTTTGTTGCTGTTGGTTTTGATACGCATACCCTAAATAGATATATTTTTTAGAGGTTAATGCATTTGGGTTTCCAGGTAACACATCCAAGGCTTTATTGACATAGACCAAAGCTTCATTATAAATTTTAAGGTTCGATAGCGTATTGGCGTATCCTAAAAGTGCTGGAAAGCTCGTATTGTCTTCTTTTATTAAACCGTCGTAAAACGTTTTAGCATTGTTGTAATCTTTATTCCAAAGTAAGGATTCGGCATAATTTAACTTGATTTCAAAATCATTGGGATACGCTTCTAATAAATTGGTAAAGATCGTTACGGCTTTTTCTGATTCGCCTTGCAAACCAACGGCGCGTCCATAGCACAATTTGGCTGTTTTATTTTCAGGATAGTCTTTTAGTACAGATTCAAAAAATGATTCCGCTTCAACGTATTTCCCGGTTTCTAAATAGGTAAAACCTTTTTGCATATTCTGCGAGAAGCATAAAACAGTGAAAAAAATCAGAAAAAAAGATACATAATATTTAAAATTCATGGGGCGTGTTTAGATACTGCAAGTTAAGCAATCAAATGCAATCATTCATCTACAGTAGCCTGCAACTCACCGAAATTTAACTGCGCTACATTGATTATAGAGACATCTTTGTACAAGAAATAAAAATGAATAGTAATTAAAAATAGAAATTATGGCTCTTAATATTAAACACCAAGACAATATTTTTTTTGTTGAAGGAACTATTGATGCTACAACTGCTAAACAATTTAAAAACCATTTAGAATTCTTAATACTTTATACTAAAGCATTAACTATAAATATTAATGGTGTAAATGCTATTGATAGTAATGGTATGAAAGCCTTAAGAGGTTTAAATACAACAGCATTAATTTCCAATAAAGCGTTTTCTATCATTGGTTATGGTTGTAAAGATATCTACGACGATTTTCAATTAAATAATGTGGCATAATTATAAACACCCCAATCATTAAACAACAAAGTCATGCAAGTTATATCAATTATAAAATCAAAAAAAATATCGCCAGAACAACTATTTATGTTAAGTGTTCTAGCTGTTAATGGAGGCAATTATTTATATAATTTAATTCTTGGACGTTTATTAGGGCCAGAACAATTTGCTGATGCTGCTGTGTTAATTACATTTTTATTGGTGCTGTCATTTATAGCCATGACTTTTCAGTTGGTTACTGCAAAATTCTCAGTACTTTTTGAAAACGAGTTATTTAAAAGTTTTACTTCAAAAATTTATAAAAACGCATTTTCTGTTGGTATTGTAATGGGCATTGTTGTTATACTTTTTGCTCCAAAATTACAAAGCTTATTTAATACATCATCATCTAGTATGTTTGTCATATTTGGTTGTGGG encodes the following:
- a CDS encoding DUF6923 family protein; this encodes MKKLLLLLFVTTLNINAQSGASTQDVPFNCDYNAYLFQYNDVYAIDLASGNSYTVATDVTEGNINAAAYNPADGFIWGSLGSPEKSIVRIGKNFETTTYYIDELPTSGRYIGDVSAEGIYYLKGGGAAYYTIDLNPDSDNYGKYIETLNLPQSISIHDWAFNAVDTKLYTVEKKTNILYRIDAETGSMQSLGEVPILSGLNYTYGAVYFDASGRFYVSANQTGTIYVIQSVQDLDGTNAMESNLFAFGPSSSQNDGARCPTAPVLQEICYNGIDDDGDGLIDCEDPSCSGYGDCDVIAAPTTTANKGGLESNNRLSQQISKRNFNRAKSSYKFDKSTAKKFLKSSKYGKNTQSKGGSFQLSDFIPFGTIGEDNVIESSPTDLINITNATNVYSVDYMRNNEAVASILLLQTDKGVYEHTKYICDRLLGAELISVSTIEISEQKFIKALIRNIDGSLEFVLSLSAKPTNGDTNFGIESHWNLDKYEKGVPYYNFQIWSSSLDDLLRLGEEVVSLLNVQKPITSYNNSTPPTVFVRKGKYHNGKLDLQIVNTNRSEGVVFDGGLRATETNGVEYVSTHIDLEGNYISNLEVEAGSLFDIGFRIGDGKNTPDDLFMSDGPWGYDDAAPSTSVKSYAVNTNEAQFSDDAFPIERNIELTATTSEYIAAYRALTPKFNPIDFTSYNSFQLKAKGTGTLIIRLVKEGVSNWETQYKASIALTDDMQDYSILFSEFNSINNEAFIANDITSVVFTMLAENGVEETKTMSLQQLRFSKSNSLSVDTLNSEDVFNQAVAVPNPMRAKTTIQFISQTNEDIQLMMYNQLGVLVKQLDFKAKRGQNSLPLTKDNLSTGLYFCTLKGQNMNYKTVKLLIQ
- a CDS encoding DNA adenine methylase produces the protein MFYSPLRYPGGKNKLSVFIAKICIDNNINGHYVEPYSGGASVALFLLIEGFVNRITINDRDRSIYAFWHSVLNKTNQLCKLIENAELSIEEWRRQKEVQTNKKTANLLELGFSTFYLNRTNRSGIINAGVMGGVLQNGNYLIDCRFNKLDLIERIRKIAKYKKSIRLYKKDAIKLIDKIQNEAMNDNVVFYFDPPYYLKASTLYMNHYQDKNHKKVSDKIKSIQNIKWIVSYDNVPEIQNLYSECNRKEFSFKHTAYEIREGKEILFFSENIKQPKIEEWNPLRFKLKKGKNAMNIVYK
- a CDS encoding tetratricopeptide repeat protein — its product is MQKGFTYLETGKYVEAESFFESVLKDYPENKTAKLCYGRAVGLQGESEKAVTIFTNLLEAYPNDFEIKLNYAESLLWNKDYNNAKTFYDGLIKEDNTSFPALLGYANTLSNLKIYNEALVYVNKALDVLPGNPNALTSKKYIYLGYAYQNQQQQNYTEAEKLLKENLSLFKDDKDTLLNLANLYLISNDLEKAKETYNKIAENPDNKTTALNGLALVEHLDGKEKEALNISEHAYTKLENNTDKTLIKQTKERYIQALIWNKKYKDAKQLIDVLIEEKPNENWVLALRATLNIYKSDFKKSVTDYNRILENDSSSFDGNLGKANALKALGVYDDAYTSAENTLTFYDNQKDASNFIKTLNTGFTPFLDSKVSYTFDNGDNEAYAFQTSLEFPTSTKFKWLANYGYRTTSNKITDNEATSNDFSLGLAYQLLPNITFKGTAGITSAKANTDDYTQLLTDISFNIKPFKLQVLDIGYKREIQNFNADLLDREIIMNNFYANYNLSTNFNLGWFTQYYYTAQNDDNTRNLLFTSLYYTILSKPSLKAGLNYQYITFKNKVPTIYFSPEKFNAAEVFINLIKDEVITKPNEWFYELTAATGLQYIEDDSSQSTYRIQGKLGYKFSERALLNLFGTRSNIASATAAGFTFTEIGLRFKWYLFEKPVFRE
- a CDS encoding STAS domain-containing protein translates to MALNIKHQDNIFFVEGTIDATTAKQFKNHLEFLILYTKALTININGVNAIDSNGMKALRGLNTTALISNKAFSIIGYGCKDIYDDFQLNNVA